DNA from Acidobacteriota bacterium:
TCTTATGCGCGGCGACGACCGGCGGCGCACCGTCTACGATGCTAGTCCGGGCAACGCGCTCCGCCGCTACCAGGAGGCCGGAGTCGGCCGCATCCACGTCGTCGACCTGGACGCGGCGTTCGGCGGCGCGCCGCAGCGCGGCGTCGTCCAGGCGCTGGCGCGGCAGGCACGGGACTTGCCGAAGGGCCGCGGCGGCATCCAGCTCGGCGGCGGCCTGCGCGACCGCGAGGCGGTCGAGTGGGCCTTCGCGGCCGGCTGCGAGCGGGCCGTCGTGACCTCGCTCATCGTCCGCGGCTTCGACGTGTTCACCGACCTCTGCCGCCGGTACCCGGGACGCATGGTGGCGGCGCTCGACATCGACGGCGGCGAGGTCCGGCTCGCGGGCTGGACCGAGTCGGCCGACCGCTCACCGGCCGCCCTCTGCGCCGAACTCGCGGATCTGCCCGTGGCCGCGGTCCTGGTGACCGACATCTCCCGCGACGGGATGATGCAGGGCCCGAACATCGACCTCGCCTGCCGGATCGGCGACCTGGCCGGCGCGCCGGCGATCCTCTCTGGCGGCGTGCGCTCGGCGGCGGATCTGGAGGCCGCGGCGCGGCGGCCCCAGATCGAAGCCGCCATCGTCGGCCGCGCCCTCTACGACGGTTCGCTCGGCCTGGACGAGGCGATCGCCGCCTGCGGGAGCGCTTCATGAGAGCCACCATCGAGCCGACCGGCCTGACTCGCCGGATCATCCCCTGCCTGGACGTGGCAGCCGGACGCGTGGTCAAGGGCGTCCAGTTCAAGAACCTCACCGACCATGGCGATCCGACCGAAGCGGCGGCCCGCTACGCTGCGGAGGGCGCCGACGAGATCGTCTTCCTCGACATCACGGCCGCGCCCGAACGCCGCGATACGGACCTCGACTGGGTGCGGCGGACCGCCGAGCAGGTGTTCATTCCCCTCAGCGTCGGCGGCGGCGTACGCAGCGTGGACGACGGCCGCAAGCTGCTT
Protein-coding regions in this window:
- a CDS encoding 1-(5-phosphoribosyl)-5-[(5-phosphoribosylamino)methylideneamino] imidazole-4-carboxamide isomerase, which produces MEEHMQLLPAIDLRGGQVVRLMRGDDRRRTVYDASPGNALRRYQEAGVGRIHVVDLDAAFGGAPQRGVVQALARQARDLPKGRGGIQLGGGLRDREAVEWAFAAGCERAVVTSLIVRGFDVFTDLCRRYPGRMVAALDIDGGEVRLAGWTESADRSPAALCAELADLPVAAVLVTDISRDGMMQGPNIDLACRIGDLAGAPAILSGGVRSAADLEAAARRPQIEAAIVGRALYDGSLGLDEAIAACGSAS